A single window of Gemmatimonadaceae bacterium DNA harbors:
- a CDS encoding acetyl-CoA C-acyltransferase translates to MTSNGKSEVVFLSAVRTPFGTFGGTLRDMPVTELTTYAAKAAIERAGIEAADVDSTIFGNVLYTSADSAYFARHVSLKAGCREESPALTLNRLCGSGFQSVVSGAHEILLGDSTVCLVGGADSMSQAPHIARVRWGVPFGKSPPLEDTLWAALTDSYAGLAMAETAENLADKYELGRESVDEFALRSQQLARDAWAAGAFADEIIGIPVRNPKTKQVETFARDEHMRPDSTLEGLAKLKPAFRENGVVTAGNASGIGDGAGALVISSASFATDRGLKPLGRLVSWGIAGVDPKIMGIGPVPASRKALSAAGLSLDDMNIIEINEAFAAQTCAVEREMGLDRAKLNRQGGAIAISHPLAASGARITAHLLHTLRAEGKRYGLGSACIGGGQGIALIVEAFH, encoded by the coding sequence GGCGGTTCGCACGCCGTTCGGCACGTTTGGCGGAACGCTCCGCGACATGCCGGTGACCGAGCTGACGACTTACGCGGCAAAGGCGGCGATCGAGCGCGCGGGAATCGAAGCTGCCGACGTGGACAGCACGATTTTCGGCAACGTCCTCTACACCAGCGCCGACTCGGCGTATTTCGCGCGGCATGTCTCACTGAAGGCGGGATGCCGGGAGGAGTCTCCGGCGCTGACGCTCAATCGTCTGTGCGGCTCCGGTTTCCAGTCGGTGGTGAGCGGCGCGCACGAGATCCTGCTGGGCGACTCGACTGTCTGTCTCGTCGGCGGAGCGGATTCGATGTCCCAGGCGCCTCACATCGCGAGAGTGCGATGGGGAGTGCCGTTCGGGAAGTCGCCGCCGCTGGAGGACACTCTGTGGGCGGCGCTCACCGACAGCTATGCCGGACTGGCGATGGCGGAGACGGCGGAGAATCTCGCCGACAAGTACGAGCTCGGACGCGAGAGCGTGGACGAATTCGCGCTTCGGTCGCAGCAGCTCGCGCGCGATGCGTGGGCGGCGGGCGCGTTCGCCGATGAAATCATCGGCATCCCGGTGCGGAATCCGAAGACGAAGCAGGTCGAGACCTTCGCGCGTGACGAGCACATGCGGCCCGACTCGACACTCGAGGGCCTGGCGAAGCTAAAGCCGGCATTTCGCGAGAATGGCGTCGTCACGGCCGGCAACGCGTCGGGAATCGGCGATGGCGCCGGCGCTCTCGTCATCTCCAGCGCGTCATTCGCCACCGATCGGGGGCTGAAGCCGCTCGGCCGTCTCGTGTCGTGGGGGATCGCGGGGGTGGATCCGAAGATCATGGGCATCGGCCCGGTGCCGGCATCGCGCAAGGCACTGTCCGCAGCCGGCCTCTCACTCGACGACATGAATATCATCGAGATCAATGAGGCGTTCGCGGCCCAGACTTGCGCGGTAGAGCGCGAGATGGGGCTCGATCGCGCGAAGCTCAACCGTCAGGGCGGCGCCATCGCCATCAGCCACCCCCTCGCGGCGTCCGGGGCGAGAATCACGGCCCATCTACTGCATACACTCCGGGCTGAGGGAAAGCGTTACGGACTCGGCAGCGCCTGCATCGGCGGGGGCCAGGGGATAGCGCTGATCGTGGAGGCATTTCACTAG